From a single Anabas testudineus chromosome 5, fAnaTes1.2, whole genome shotgun sequence genomic region:
- the sp7 gene encoding transcription factor Sp7 isoform X2 codes for MAASILEEDARYGSSPLAMLTATCNKFGSTSPVRDSATPGKTGSTTPVKKPYTMTSDLQTTKNGRTADGSGLADSYTGSFTTAGGGGGSGMLTPTGSPPPSAGGYTTEYNPFSHSFQTSVSQDPSLLVSKSHATADCLTSVYTSLDMTHPYGSWYKTGIHPGITAAQANATSSWWDVHPNSNWLSATQPQADGGLQASLQPVAPQASLSPQLPSYSTDFTPLNPAPYPSVGLGSSSHLLQSSQHMLPQDMYKPKPVPSAGLIENPMGLKPARGSGGYSGGTAPTRSSCDCPNCQELERLGASAASLRKKPVHSCHIPGCGKVYGKASHLKAHLRWHTGERPFVCNWLFCGKRFTRSDELERHVRTHTREKKFTCLLCNKRFTRSDHLSKHQKTHADSAMQGKAVAVEGDTDPRGEESTEINTSAVPNNPVTDQITNGDEKTGTPNGVENSSGLLEI; via the exons ATGGCCGCATCTATTCTGGAG GAAGACGCACGCTATGGCTCCAGTCCTCTGGCTATGTTAACTGCTACCTGTAACAAGTTTGGCAGCACCAGCCCTGTCAGGGATTCAGCTACACCCGGTAAGACCGGCAGCACCACTCCAGTAAAGAAGCCCTACaccatgacctctgaccttcagaCAACTAAGAACGGGCGAACCGCAGACGGCAGTGGGCTGGCAGACTCCTACACTGGCTCCTTCAccacagctggaggaggaggaggtagcGGGATGCTTACCCCCACTGGAAGCCCCCCTCCTTCAGCCGGAGGGTACACTACAGAATATAACCCTTTCTCCCATTCCTTCCAGACCTCTGTCTCCCAGGACCCGTCTCTTTTAGTGTCCAAGTCCCACGCTACGGCCGATTGTCTCACCAGTGTCTATACCTCACTGGACATGACACACCCTTATGGCTCCTGGTATAAAACTGGTATCCACCCTGGCATTACTGCTGCCCAGGCTAATGCCACATCCTCCTGGTGGGACGTCCACCCCAACTCCAACTGGCTGTCAGCAACGCAGCCCCAGGCCGATGGAGGTCTCCAGGCCTCGCTGCAGCCTGTTGCTCCACAGGCCTCCCTGAGCCCACAGCTGCCCAGCTACAGCACCGACTTTACACCACTTAACCCAGCTCCTTACCCTTCTGTGGGACTGGGCTCCTCCTCACACCTCCTTCAGTCCTCCCAGCATATGCTGCCCCAGGACATGTACAAGCCCAAGCCTGTGCCAAGTGCAGGGCTGATTGAGAATCCCATGGGTTTAAAGCCTGCTAGGGGATCAGGGGGCTACAGCGGAGGGACAGCACCCACTAGGTCTTCGTGTGACTGCCCCAATTGCCAGGAACTGGAGAGGCTGGGAGCCTCCGCTGCATCCCTGAGGAAGAAGCCAGTCCACAGCTGCCACATTCCAGGCTGTGGGAAGGTTTACGGCAAGGCCTCTCACCTCAAAGCCCACCTGCGCTGGCACACCGGCGAGCGACCCTTCGTTTGCAACTGGCTGTTCTGTGGGAAGCGCTTCACCCGTTCGGACGAATTGGAGAGGCACGTGCGCACCCACACGCGGGAAAAGAAGTTCACCTGTCTACTGTGCAACAAGCGCTTCACACGTAGCGACCATCTTTCAAAACACCAGAAGACCCATGCAGATTCTGCAATGCAGGGGAAAGCTGTAGCTGTGGAGGGAGACACAGATCCTCGGGGCGAAGAGAGCACAGAGATCAATACCAGCGCTGTACCAAACAATCCTGTCACTGACCAAATCACCAACGGAGATGAGAAGACTGGCACACCTAATGGAGTGgagaacagcagtggactgttGGAGATCTGA
- the sp7 gene encoding transcription factor Sp7 isoform X1: MAASILEVGNVIEDARYGSSPLAMLTATCNKFGSTSPVRDSATPGKTGSTTPVKKPYTMTSDLQTTKNGRTADGSGLADSYTGSFTTAGGGGGSGMLTPTGSPPPSAGGYTTEYNPFSHSFQTSVSQDPSLLVSKSHATADCLTSVYTSLDMTHPYGSWYKTGIHPGITAAQANATSSWWDVHPNSNWLSATQPQADGGLQASLQPVAPQASLSPQLPSYSTDFTPLNPAPYPSVGLGSSSHLLQSSQHMLPQDMYKPKPVPSAGLIENPMGLKPARGSGGYSGGTAPTRSSCDCPNCQELERLGASAASLRKKPVHSCHIPGCGKVYGKASHLKAHLRWHTGERPFVCNWLFCGKRFTRSDELERHVRTHTREKKFTCLLCNKRFTRSDHLSKHQKTHADSAMQGKAVAVEGDTDPRGEESTEINTSAVPNNPVTDQITNGDEKTGTPNGVENSSGLLEI, encoded by the exons ATGGCCGCATCTATTCTGGAGGTAGGGAATGTAATT GAAGACGCACGCTATGGCTCCAGTCCTCTGGCTATGTTAACTGCTACCTGTAACAAGTTTGGCAGCACCAGCCCTGTCAGGGATTCAGCTACACCCGGTAAGACCGGCAGCACCACTCCAGTAAAGAAGCCCTACaccatgacctctgaccttcagaCAACTAAGAACGGGCGAACCGCAGACGGCAGTGGGCTGGCAGACTCCTACACTGGCTCCTTCAccacagctggaggaggaggaggtagcGGGATGCTTACCCCCACTGGAAGCCCCCCTCCTTCAGCCGGAGGGTACACTACAGAATATAACCCTTTCTCCCATTCCTTCCAGACCTCTGTCTCCCAGGACCCGTCTCTTTTAGTGTCCAAGTCCCACGCTACGGCCGATTGTCTCACCAGTGTCTATACCTCACTGGACATGACACACCCTTATGGCTCCTGGTATAAAACTGGTATCCACCCTGGCATTACTGCTGCCCAGGCTAATGCCACATCCTCCTGGTGGGACGTCCACCCCAACTCCAACTGGCTGTCAGCAACGCAGCCCCAGGCCGATGGAGGTCTCCAGGCCTCGCTGCAGCCTGTTGCTCCACAGGCCTCCCTGAGCCCACAGCTGCCCAGCTACAGCACCGACTTTACACCACTTAACCCAGCTCCTTACCCTTCTGTGGGACTGGGCTCCTCCTCACACCTCCTTCAGTCCTCCCAGCATATGCTGCCCCAGGACATGTACAAGCCCAAGCCTGTGCCAAGTGCAGGGCTGATTGAGAATCCCATGGGTTTAAAGCCTGCTAGGGGATCAGGGGGCTACAGCGGAGGGACAGCACCCACTAGGTCTTCGTGTGACTGCCCCAATTGCCAGGAACTGGAGAGGCTGGGAGCCTCCGCTGCATCCCTGAGGAAGAAGCCAGTCCACAGCTGCCACATTCCAGGCTGTGGGAAGGTTTACGGCAAGGCCTCTCACCTCAAAGCCCACCTGCGCTGGCACACCGGCGAGCGACCCTTCGTTTGCAACTGGCTGTTCTGTGGGAAGCGCTTCACCCGTTCGGACGAATTGGAGAGGCACGTGCGCACCCACACGCGGGAAAAGAAGTTCACCTGTCTACTGTGCAACAAGCGCTTCACACGTAGCGACCATCTTTCAAAACACCAGAAGACCCATGCAGATTCTGCAATGCAGGGGAAAGCTGTAGCTGTGGAGGGAGACACAGATCCTCGGGGCGAAGAGAGCACAGAGATCAATACCAGCGCTGTACCAAACAATCCTGTCACTGACCAAATCACCAACGGAGATGAGAAGACTGGCACACCTAATGGAGTGgagaacagcagtggactgttGGAGATCTGA